GTTTGCCCCACGCATATTGACATCAGGAAGGGCTTGCAATTAGAATGCATCAATTGCTTAGAATGCGTGGATGCATGCACGATTACCATGGCCAAATACAACCGCCCTTCACTCATCCAATGGTCTTCAACCAACGCCACCAACACGCGCCAAAAAGTGCGCCTAGTGCGTTTAAAAACGATCGCTTACATGGGGGTTATCGCTATTGTGATAGCTCTTTTAATCATCACTTCGTTTAAAAAAGAACGCATGCTTTTAGACATTAACCGCAACAGCGATCTGTATGAATTGCGAGCTAGTGGGTATGTGGATAACGATTACGTGTTTTTATTCCATAACACGGACAATAAAGACCATGAGTTTTATTTCAAAATTTTAGGGCAAAAAGGCATTCAAATCAAAAAGCCTTTAAACCCTATCGCCATTAAAGCCGGGCAAAAGATCAAAGCGGTAGTGATCTTACGAAAACCCCTAAAAAGTAACGCCACAGAATACAAGAGCGCTAGAGACGCTTTAATCCCTATTACAATACAAGCTTACAGCGCAGACGATAAGAATATTACGATAGAAAGGGAATCGGTGTTTATTGCGCCTAGTGAAGATTGAAGCCTAAAATTAGCGCTCAATCACTTCATAAGGCAAGCCTTGTTTGATCAATTCTTCCATGAAGGGATCGGTGTTTAATTCTTCTACGTTAAACACCCCGGCTTTAAAATGCTCCACGCTCCAAGTGTCGTTGCAAATCATTTTAGTCGCGCACATCGCTGGCACGCCGGTGGTATAGCTTATGGCTTGCGAACCCACTTCTTCATAGCATTTTTTGTGATCGCACACGTTGTAAATGTAGAGCGTTTTGTCTTGGTTGTTTTTAATGCCAGTCATATAGCACCCGATATTGGTTTTGCCGGTAGTGTCTTTGGCTAAGGACGCTGGATCAGGGAGTAAGGTTTTTAAAAATTGTATCGGCACGATTTTCACGCCCTGATGCTCTATTTCCTTAATGCCTAGCATGCCGACATTTTCTAAGCATTTCATGTGGGTTAAATAGTTTTGAGAGAAAGTCATAAAAAATCTCGCCCTCCTCAAGCCTTTAACATTTTTGACTAACGATTCCAATTCTTCATGGTATAAAAGATACGAATCCATTTCGCCAATCTGCGGGTAAGCCCACACTTGCTTGATTTCTAAAGGCTTAGTTTCAATCCATTTGCCGTTTTCATAATAACGCCCTTTAGAGCTGACTTCTCTCAAATTGATTTCAGGGTTAAAATTCGTGGCAAAAGGGCGTTTGTGATCCCCAGCGTTGCAATCTAAAATGTCTAAAGTGTGGATGGTGTCAAAATGGTGTCTTTGAGCGTGAGCGACATAAGCGTTCGTAACGCCCGGATCAAACCCAGCCCCTAAAACCCCTAAAATCCCTGCTTCTTTATAAGCCTTATCAAACGCCCACTGCTCTTTGTATTCAAACTTCGCTAAATCCGGATGCTCGTAATTGGCGGTATCAATGTAATGCGTTTTAGTCTCTAAACATGCTTGCATGATCGTTAAATCCTGATAGGGTAACGCCACATTAACAACGACTTTGGGCTTGTATTTTTGGATTAAAGCGATTAAAGCTTGCGTATCGTCTGCATCCACTTGTTCAACGCCAATTTCCCCCAAACCCTTTTTGAGCATGCTTTCTTTAATCGCATGGCATTTGTCTAAGCTCCTGCTCGCCAAAATGATATTCTTAAACACATCTCTGTTCATGCCCATTTTGTGTGCTACCACACTGCCTACGCCACCAGCTCCAATTTGTAATACTGTATGCAAGGAACACCTACTTTCTAACTAATCTCGTTCTTTTAGGGGGCTATTATATTATAATAAGATAAATTTGATAACAAGGATATAGGCTTGCAAGAAATTAAATTAGACATTTATGCCACTTTAGTGTGCATGGTTTTGGTGTTGCTTTTGGGGCGTTATGTGATTTCTAAAGTCAAGTTTTTAAGAGATTATGATATTCCAGAGCCTGTTGTGGGTGGGGTTTTAGTCGCTTTTTTTATCATGTTAGCGCGTCAATTTTATCATTTTGGCTTGCAGTTTGATTCTTCTTTAAAAGACCCTTTAATGCTGACTTTTTTATCACCGTTGGTTTGAGCGCGGATTTCAAATCTTTACAAAAAGGCGGGAAAATGCTTGCGGTTTTTTTGCTGGCTGTGGCGGGGTTTGTGGTGTGTCAAAATGCAGTGGGGATTTCTATCGCTAGCCTTTTAGGAGTCAATCCTTTAATGGGGCTTTTAGGGGGATCGATCGCTTTAGTGGGAGGGCATGGCACTAGCGCGGCATGGGCTAATTTTTTCACCCAACCACCTTATAATTTTAGCTCCAGCTTAGAAGTGGGCATGGCGTGTGCGACTTTTGGCTTGGTGAGCGGGGGGATTATTGGGGGCCTGTCGCTAAATATTTGATTTCTAAATACAAACTAGAACCTAAAGACACCAAAGAAAAAGACACTTTAGAGGGCGTGGTGTCTAAAGGCTTTGAAACCCCTAAAGAGCAACGCCTAATCACCGCATCCAGTTTTGTGGAAACTTTAGCTCTAATTGCGATCGCTTTATTGGTGGGGACTTTTTTATCGCACTTGATTCCTAAAAGTTTCACCTTGCCGACTTTTGTGTGGTGCTTGTTTGTGGGGGTTATTTTAAGAAATGCCTTGTCGTTTTTTAAGATCCATAGCGTGTTTGACAGAGAGGTTTCAGTCATAGGGAACGTGAGTTTGAGCCTGTTTTTAGCCTACGCTTTAATGAGCGTGAATTTATTGGAATTGTTAAAACTCGCTGTGCCGTTAGCGGTTATTTTGAGCGTTCAAGTGGTGGTTATGATCCTTTATGTGGTGCTTGTAACCTTTAGGGTATGCGGGAAGGATTATGATGCGGCGGTGTTGTGCGCGGGGCATTGCGGTTTTGGGCTTGGAGCGACCCCAACGGCTATGGTGAATATGCAAACTATCACCAACCACTACGGGCCATCGCATGTAGCGTTTATCGTCGTGCCTTTAGTGGGAGCGTTTTTTGTTGATATTATTAACGCTTTAGCGATTAAAGGCTTTTTGCTCTTGCCTTTTTTCCCGTCATGAGACTTTATGAGAGTTTATTAGAAATTTGCTTGAATAAGGCGTGGGAATATCAAACCCTAGCCTTAGAAAACCCGAGCGTGGCTTGCATGGTTCTAGATAAACACCATGAGATCTTGAGTTTAGAAACCCACAAAAAAGCCAAAACCCCGCATGCAGAAGTCTTGGCCGCCAAATCAGCGTTAAAGATTTTACGCCCCCATTTAAAAAGCGATTTAGAAAAATTAGAAGACCCTAAAATTTTAAGCGATTTTTTAAAAACGCACCACGATAACGCCTTTAAAGACTGCGTTTTTTTAATCACCCTAGAGCCATGCAATTCTTATGGTAAAACCCCGGCATGCAGCGGATTGTTAGAAATTTTAAAGCCTAAAAGAGTGGTCATTGCCGCAGAAGAAAACGAAGCTAAAAAAGGGGGCTTAGCAAGGCTACAAAAGGCTCATATTGAAACAATGATTTGTCATAATTTAGAAAACAAGGCTAAGGACTTGCTCTTGCCTTTTAGGGTAATGGAACAAAAGGGGCGTTTCAATTTGTTCAAACTCGCTTTAAGGATGAATGGGGATTATTACCATGGCAAGATCACCGGGCAAAAAAGCGTTATTTTCACGCACAACCAGCGAGCAATATGCGACACGCTCATCATTTCTGGGAAAACTATAAGAACGGATAACCCCTTATTGGACGCTCGCTTTTGCGACAGCTTTTATCACAATAAAAACCCCAATATCGCTATTTTATCCAAGCACTCAATTAGCCCTAGTTCAAAAGTTTTTTCAGCGCCCAATCGTTTGGTTAATATTTTCAACAACCCTAAAGATTTACCCCTAGAGAAAGGGTTTAATTTCATTGAAGGGGGGTGGGGATTGTTTGAGAGCTTGAGGGACAAAATTGATGCGTTGCTTTTGCATTCGCATGCGTCTATGATTAACGAAGCGTTTAACGCACTCGCTTTAAAAACCCCTTTTAAAGGGCGGTTGTTGCATGCGCAAATCTTAGAAAATGAAGCCCTTTTATGGATAGAAAACTCTTAAGATTATACCAGCCTTTAAACGCTTATTCTTACAATAGCGATTCGCTTTTTTTATACGATTTTTCACGCCCTTTTATCAAAAATAGCGGTGCGATTTTAGACATAGGCTCAGGGTGTGGGGTTCTAGGCTTGCTCTGCGCTAGAGACAACCCGCTAGCGAGCGTTCATTTAGTGGAAAAGGATAGCAAAATGGCGTTTTGCTCCCAAAAAAACGCCCTTAAATTCCCTAACGCTCAAGTGTTTGAGGGCGATTTTTTAGATTTCAACCCTCCAATTTTGTATGATGCGATTGTGTGTAACCCTCCTTTTTATGCCTTAGGATCTATTAAATCTCAAATTAAAGGGCATGCGAGGCACCAGAGCGAATTAGACTTCGCTTCTTTAGTGGCTAAAGTGAAAAAATGCCTAAAACCTAAAGGGTATTTTATTTTTTGCTATGAAGCCTTGTCGCTTTGCTTGGTCATAGAGAGTTTAAAAAGCGCTAAACTCACGCTAGAAACTTTAAGGTTTGTCCAAAGTTTTAAAGACAAAAACGCTCATTTGATGCTTGGAGCGGCTAGGAATAATTCCAAAAGCGCCCTAAAAGTCTTGCCCCCTTTAATCACGCACCATTCCAAAAACCAAAGCGACAACACCAAAGAAGTTTTAAGCATCTATCAAATCTGTAACACTTATTCTATCAAAGCGCTTTTAAATTAGCGCCTCATAAATTAAGGATTAAAAAATGAAATGTTCGCATTGCCAGTTGGAGTTTAAAGAAAGTGAGCTTTTTAAAGAGGTGATCAATCATAAAGAATTGTATTTTTGCTGCACGGGGTGTGCTAGGGTGTATGCGTTATTGTTAGATTTGAATTTAGAGAGCTTTTATGACAAATTAAACGATTCCACTTTAGCCCCCGTAACGCCCCAAGATTCAATGAGCGCTTTAGAATTAGAACAGGCCCTTGAAGAAAACAATAAAAGCGAATTAATCCTTAATCTTTTGCTAGAAAAAACGCATTGCAACGCTTGCTTGTGGCTCAATCAAAAGGTTTTAGAACGCTTAAAGGGGGTTAAAAAAGTGAGCGTGAATTTCACCACCCACCACTTGCAAATCGTGTTTGACAAATCCCTAAACCCTAAAGAGATTATTCAAA
This is a stretch of genomic DNA from Helicobacter pylori. It encodes these proteins:
- a CDS encoding saccharopine dehydrogenase family protein is translated as MHTVLQIGAGGVGSVVAHKMGMNRDVFKNIILASRSLDKCHAIKESMLKKGLGEIGVEQVDADDTQALIALIQKYKPKVVVNVALPYQDLTIMQACLETKTHYIDTANYEHPDLAKFEYKEQWAFDKAYKEAGILGVLGAGFDPGVTNAYVAHAQRHHFDTIHTLDILDCNAGDHKRPFATNFNPEINLREVSSKGRYYENGKWIETKPLEIKQVWAYPQIGEMDSYLLYHEELESLVKNVKGLRRARFFMTFSQNYLTHMKCLENVGMLGIKEIEHQGVKIVPIQFLKTLLPDPASLAKDTTGKTNIGCYMTGIKNNQDKTLYIYNVCDHKKCYEEVGSQAISYTTGVPAMCATKMICNDTWSVEHFKAGVFNVEELNTDPFMEELIKQGLPYEVIER
- a CDS encoding bifunctional diaminohydroxyphosphoribosylaminopyrimidine deaminase/5-amino-6-(5-phosphoribosylamino)uracil reductase, whose protein sequence is MRLYESLLEICLNKAWEYQTLALENPSVACMVLDKHHEILSLETHKKAKTPHAEVLAAKSALKILRPHLKSDLEKLEDPKILSDFLKTHHDNAFKDCVFLITLEPCNSYGKTPACSGLLEILKPKRVVIAAEENEAKKGGLARLQKAHIETMICHNLENKAKDLLLPFRVMEQKGRFNLFKLALRMNGDYYHGKITGQKSVIFTHNQRAICDTLIISGKTIRTDNPLLDARFCDSFYHNKNPNIAILSKHSISPSSKVFSAPNRLVNIFNNPKDLPLEKGFNFIEGGWGLFESLRDKIDALLLHSHASMINEAFNALALKTPFKGRLLHAQILENEALLWIENS
- a CDS encoding tRNA1(Val) (adenine(37)-N6)-methyltransferase, with product MDRKLLRLYQPLNAYSYNSDSLFLYDFSRPFIKNSGAILDIGSGCGVLGLLCARDNPLASVHLVEKDSKMAFCSQKNALKFPNAQVFEGDFLDFNPPILYDAIVCNPPFYALGSIKSQIKGHARHQSELDFASLVAKVKKCLKPKGYFIFCYEALSLCLVIESLKSAKLTLETLRFVQSFKDKNAHLMLGAARNNSKSALKVLPPLITHHSKNQSDNTKEVLSIYQICNTYSIKALLN